The following coding sequences are from one Azospirillum sp. TSH100 window:
- a CDS encoding GNAT family N-acetyltransferase, which translates to MVSTAGSAITVRASADADIPAITALYARHVLHGTASFEEVPPDEAEMARRRADILGRGLPYLVAECDGRLAGYAYAGPYRTRSAYRFTLENSVYVADGMGRRGIGRALMIPLIEMCEAAGYRRMIAAIGDSANHGSIGLHSACGFRPVGILPAVGFKFGRWLDGVLMERPLGDGGETPPVG; encoded by the coding sequence ATGGTTTCCACCGCTGGGTCCGCCATCACCGTGCGGGCGTCCGCCGATGCCGATATTCCCGCCATCACCGCGCTCTATGCCCGCCACGTGCTGCACGGCACCGCCTCCTTCGAGGAGGTTCCGCCGGACGAGGCGGAGATGGCCCGCCGCCGTGCCGACATCCTGGGACGCGGCCTGCCCTATCTGGTGGCGGAGTGCGACGGGCGGCTGGCCGGCTACGCCTATGCCGGTCCCTACCGCACCCGCAGCGCCTACCGTTTCACGCTGGAGAATTCCGTCTATGTCGCCGACGGCATGGGCCGGCGCGGCATCGGCCGGGCGCTGATGATCCCGCTGATCGAGATGTGCGAGGCGGCCGGCTACCGCCGGATGATCGCGGCGATCGGCGATAGCGCCAACCACGGTTCCATCGGCCTGCACAGCGCCTGTGGCTTCCGTCCCGTCGGCATCCTGCCGGCGGTCGGCTTCAAGTTCGGCCGCTGGCTGGACGGCGTGCTGATGGAACGCCCGCTTGGCGACGGCGGCGAAACCCCGCCGGTCGGCTGA